One window of the Thermomicrobiales bacterium genome contains the following:
- the fgd gene encoding glucose-6-phosphate dehydrogenase (coenzyme-F420), translating into MLKLGWKASAEQFGPRELLDFAVIAEEVGFDSVIVSDHFQPWRHTHGHSPFSFAWLAAVAERTSTVQLGTSVVTPTFRYHPSIVAQAMGTLGCLAPGRVFLGVGTGESLNEIPAIGADWPEFKERFARLREAVELMKRLWTEDRVTFEGEYYQTEKATIYDKPDQPAPLYVAAGGPLVARYAGRAADGFICTSGKGESLYRDKLVPAVREGEEKAGKAPGSVDMMIEMKVSYDHDLERARQDTHHWAALALSSDEKTGVEDPIEMERLADALPIERTASRWIVSDNPEAQIEQIKPYLDLGFTHLVFHAPGPDQERFMRQYAEDVLPRLREIAG; encoded by the coding sequence ATGCTCAAGCTTGGATGGAAGGCCTCGGCCGAGCAATTCGGCCCGCGCGAGCTCCTCGACTTTGCCGTGATCGCCGAGGAGGTCGGGTTCGACTCAGTCATCGTCAGCGATCATTTCCAGCCGTGGCGGCACACCCACGGCCATTCGCCGTTCTCGTTCGCCTGGCTGGCGGCAGTCGCCGAGCGCACCAGCACTGTCCAGCTCGGCACCAGCGTGGTGACGCCGACCTTCCGCTACCATCCGTCGATCGTCGCGCAGGCGATGGGCACGCTCGGCTGCCTCGCGCCTGGCCGCGTTTTCCTTGGCGTCGGCACCGGCGAGTCGCTGAACGAGATCCCGGCGATCGGCGCTGACTGGCCCGAGTTCAAGGAGCGCTTCGCCCGCTTGCGCGAGGCAGTCGAGCTGATGAAGCGGCTGTGGACCGAGGATCGGGTGACGTTTGAGGGGGAGTACTACCAGACTGAGAAGGCGACGATCTACGACAAGCCGGACCAGCCGGCGCCGCTCTATGTCGCGGCCGGCGGCCCACTGGTCGCCCGCTATGCCGGCCGGGCTGCCGATGGGTTCATCTGCACCAGCGGCAAGGGGGAGTCACTCTACCGCGACAAGCTGGTCCCGGCCGTCCGGGAGGGCGAGGAGAAGGCCGGCAAAGCGCCGGGCAGCGTCGACATGATGATCGAGATGAAGGTCTCCTACGACCACGATCTCGAACGCGCCCGCCAGGACACCCATCACTGGGCCGCGCTGGCGCTGTCGTCGGATGAGAAGACGGGCGTCGAGGACCCGATCGAGATGGAGCGCCTGGCCGACGCGCTGCCGATCGAGCGCACCGCCTCGCGCTGGATCGTCTCCGACAACCCCGAGGCGCAGATCGAGCAGATCAAGCCCTACCTCGACCTGGGCTTCACGCACCTCGTCTTCCACGCCCCCGGCCCCGACCAGGAGCGCTTCATGCGCCAGTATGCCGAGGATGTCCTGCCCCGTCTCCGGGAGATCGCGGGGTAA
- a CDS encoding MFS transporter encodes MKRDGALTFVLATGAFTTMLHGSMLSPLLKGISTDFDVSVASVGQLATLYAGLAAVIAFAIAPLMDRYSRRAMLRFECSVLIIATLLSALAPSYAWLTVGRGLDGIGGAFIFGVCLAAAGDLFADPVERNRRIGIIASAGSIAIIAGQPLLTQVSAHAGWRWAVAATLVPPLVVLLGTRWLPSEALQAAEGRLWDSYRDRYRQVLASRETVWLLAVFIVMLSVWSAFSVYLGAYLETELRANANATSLIFLVSGVCFAAGSLIVPRVIERVPKRRANVTFATLLGINLLGAGVVYTSIPMVAVFVGVTALLGVSLYLTTGILLLDSLPEARGAVMALQSAGSEVGLALGAAWGGAVLVASNDNYVAVYRSLAFLLPVAMLCLMMSARSIRLRASPGREVAIDPGR; translated from the coding sequence ATGAAGCGCGACGGTGCACTGACGTTTGTCCTGGCGACTGGCGCATTCACCACAATGTTGCACGGCTCGATGCTGAGTCCTCTGCTCAAGGGTATTTCTACTGACTTCGACGTCAGCGTCGCCAGCGTGGGCCAGCTGGCGACGCTCTACGCCGGTCTCGCCGCCGTGATCGCTTTCGCCATCGCGCCGCTGATGGACCGCTACTCGCGCCGCGCGATGCTGCGTTTCGAGTGCAGCGTCCTCATCATTGCGACGCTGCTCTCCGCCCTGGCGCCGAGCTACGCCTGGCTGACCGTCGGCCGCGGTCTGGATGGGATCGGCGGGGCGTTCATCTTCGGTGTCTGCCTGGCCGCGGCCGGCGACCTGTTCGCCGACCCGGTCGAGCGCAACCGCCGGATCGGGATCATCGCCAGCGCCGGCAGCATCGCGATCATCGCCGGCCAGCCGTTGCTGACCCAGGTCTCTGCCCACGCCGGCTGGCGCTGGGCGGTCGCCGCCACGCTGGTCCCGCCGCTGGTCGTCCTGCTCGGCACCCGCTGGCTGCCCAGCGAGGCGCTACAAGCCGCCGAGGGCCGGCTGTGGGATTCCTACCGCGACCGCTACCGGCAGGTGCTGGCCAGCCGCGAGACCGTCTGGCTGCTCGCCGTCTTCATCGTGATGCTGTCGGTCTGGTCGGCCTTCTCGGTCTATCTCGGCGCGTACCTGGAGACGGAGCTGCGGGCGAACGCCAATGCGACCAGTCTCATTTTCCTGGTCAGCGGTGTCTGTTTCGCCGCCGGCAGCCTCATCGTCCCGCGCGTCATCGAGCGCGTCCCGAAGCGACGGGCTAACGTGACGTTCGCGACGCTGTTGGGTATCAATCTGCTCGGGGCGGGCGTTGTCTACACAAGCATCCCGATGGTGGCGGTCTTCGTGGGCGTCACCGCGCTGCTCGGCGTCAGCCTCTACCTGACCACTGGCATCCTGCTGCTCGACTCGCTGCCCGAGGCGCGCGGCGCAGTGATGGCGTTGCAGTCGGCCGGGAGCGAGGTCGGCCTGGCGCTCGGCGCGGCCTGGGGTGGCGCGGTGCTGGTTGCCAGCAACGACAACTACGTCGCTGTCTATCGGAGCCTGGCGTTCTTGCTACCGGTCGCCATGCTCTGTCTGATGATGAGCGCCCGGAGCATCCGGTTGCGGGCTAGCCCCGGACGCGAGGTGGCGATCGACCCGGGCAGATAG
- a CDS encoding amidohydrolase, with the protein MIGFLGEYDALPGLSQKSQATKDPVVAEAPGHGCGHNLLGTAAMASAMAIKAWLKETGQSGTVRYYGCPAEETITGKVYMARSGAYDDLDAAITWHPWGTTTVSLGSSLAVDNLRFRFHGKTAHAAAQPEQGRSALDAVELMNNGVNYLREHVIEKARIHYVITNGGGAPNVVPDEAEVWYFVRAPERDQVEEITARVRKIAEGATLMTETSYEEDFQAGAYNVLPNRALAELALGLMRELGPLEFTEEEQQFAQTIIDGFPAGTREASMRSMEQPLSMLAKPLHTEIVSPLDEGKVGAGSTDVGDVSWITPTVQVHSTCWPIGIPGHSWGITATGAMSIGHKGMIHAAKAMAITAAELYTNPDELAKAQAEFKERTTDRPYKTPIPAGVMPPAPQKPRA; encoded by the coding sequence ATCATCGGCTTCCTGGGCGAATACGACGCCCTGCCGGGGCTCTCGCAGAAGTCGCAGGCGACCAAGGACCCGGTCGTCGCTGAGGCCCCCGGCCACGGCTGCGGCCACAACCTGCTCGGCACCGCGGCGATGGCCTCGGCGATGGCGATCAAGGCGTGGCTGAAGGAGACCGGCCAGTCCGGCACGGTGCGCTACTACGGCTGCCCGGCCGAGGAGACGATCACCGGCAAGGTCTACATGGCCCGCTCGGGCGCGTACGACGACCTCGACGCCGCGATCACCTGGCACCCATGGGGCACGACGACCGTCTCGCTCGGCAGCTCGCTGGCGGTTGACAACCTGCGCTTCCGCTTCCACGGCAAGACGGCGCACGCCGCCGCCCAGCCGGAGCAGGGCCGTTCGGCGCTGGACGCGGTCGAGCTGATGAACAACGGCGTCAACTACCTGCGCGAGCACGTCATCGAGAAGGCGCGCATCCACTACGTCATCACCAACGGCGGCGGCGCGCCGAACGTCGTGCCGGATGAGGCTGAGGTCTGGTACTTCGTCCGCGCACCAGAGCGCGACCAGGTCGAGGAGATCACCGCGCGGGTGCGCAAGATCGCCGAGGGCGCGACGCTGATGACCGAGACGAGCTACGAGGAAGACTTCCAGGCCGGCGCATACAACGTGCTGCCGAACCGGGCGCTGGCCGAGCTGGCGCTGGGCCTGATGCGCGAGCTGGGGCCGCTGGAGTTCACCGAGGAAGAGCAGCAGTTCGCTCAGACGATCATCGATGGCTTCCCGGCCGGCACACGCGAGGCATCTATGCGGTCGATGGAGCAGCCACTGAGCATGCTGGCCAAGCCGCTCCACACCGAGATCGTCAGCCCGCTCGACGAGGGCAAGGTCGGCGCTGGCTCGACCGACGTCGGCGACGTCAGCTGGATCACGCCGACGGTGCAGGTCCACTCCACCTGCTGGCCGATCGGGATCCCCGGCCACAGCTGGGGTATCACCGCGACCGGCGCGATGTCGATCGGCCACAAGGGGATGATCCACGCCGCCAAGGCGATGGCGATCACCGCCGCCGAGCTCTACACCAACCCGGACGAGCTGGCGAAGGCGCAGGCCGAATTCAAGGAGCGCACGACCGACCGGCCCTACAAGACCCCGATCCCCGCGGGCGTCATGCCCCCCGCCCCGCAGAAGCCACGAGCGTAA